AGTGTAGGCTGGCGCATGGGCCCCAAAGGATCACCGATTTTGGAGGGCGTTTCAGCATGGTTTGATTGCAGCATGCACAAAATTGTCGAAGCGGGCGATCACGTCATTCTGATGGGTGAGGTAGAAGGTTTTGAGTATACGTCGACGCCCGGCCTTGGGTATGTGCGCGGGGCCTATGTCACGCCGACCGCAACGGCCAATGCGCTTGGCGCATCAACCCGTTTGGTCATATCAACCCTGATCGAGCGGGATGGTGAAATTCTTTTGGTTGATGACGGACATGGCGGTCTGGCGCTCCCTGAAATGCTGGTCGATGGTGAGGGCGCTTCGGCGGCTGCCTGTAAACTCATTGCTGCTACCGGTCTGCAGGCCGCGCCGGGGTTTGTCTACTCGGTCTTTGAGGATGTGCGCTATAAGCGTCAGCATATCTCGTTCCTGTGTCAATCGGTCCAAGGGACGCCGCAGAGGGGTGCGTTCGTGCCGCTGTCAACTGCGGCGCTGGATGATGTTTCCAATCCTGCAACGCTTACAATGCTGGAGCGGTTCGCCGAAGAAACGAAACTGGGAAATTATGGCATTTATTATGGCGACCACGCCGCGGGTGAAGTCCGCCCAATAGTGCAGGGGAGGTAACACATGCGTTTTTCGCTTTTCGTTCATATGGAGCGCATTTCACCCGATCAGGATCAAAAACAGTTATATGACGATTTCATTGCCCTGTCGAAAATAGCCGATGAAGGTGGCATGCATGCGGTCTGGACAGGCGAGCATCACGGAATGGACTTTACCATCGCGCCAAATCCGTTTTTGAACCTGATCGATCTGGCGCGTCAAACCAAGAAGGTGCGTCTGGGAACCGGTACGATCATTGCCCCTTTCTGGCACCCAATCCGTTTGGCTGGTGAGGCGGCGATGACGGATATGATCGTTGAGGGCCGGCTCGAATTGGGCGTCGCGCGCGGGGCGTATAATTTCGAATACGAGCGTATGGTACCGGGGATGGACGCCTGGGATGCAGGCCAACGCATGCGCGAATTGATCCCTGCCGTTCAGGGGTTGTGGAAGGGCGATTATGCCCAAGAAGGCACCTATCATTCCTTTCCAAAATCATCGTCATCCCCGAAGCCGGTGCAGCAAGGCGGCCCTCCCATCTGGGTTGCGGCTCGCGATCCGAACAGCCATGAATTTGCCATTGCCAACTGCTGCCACGTTCAGGTTACCCCGCTTTGGC
This genomic interval from Paracoccaceae bacterium contains the following:
- a CDS encoding flavin reductase family protein; translation: MKPLDRRTLRNAFGTFMTGVTVVTTCDHQGNPLGFTANSFTSVSLDPPLVLVCLANSSQNYEAIRSTKGFAVNVLSELQIEVSNTFARPVENRFASVGWRMGPKGSPILEGVSAWFDCSMHKIVEAGDHVILMGEVEGFEYTSTPGLGYVRGAYVTPTATANALGASTRLVISTLIERDGEILLVDDGHGGLALPEMLVDGEGASAAACKLIAATGLQAAPGFVYSVFEDVRYKRQHISFLCQSVQGTPQRGAFVPLSTAALDDVSNPATLTMLERFAEETKLGNYGIYYGDHAAGEVRPIVQGR
- a CDS encoding LLM class flavin-dependent oxidoreductase, whose amino-acid sequence is MRFSLFVHMERISPDQDQKQLYDDFIALSKIADEGGMHAVWTGEHHGMDFTIAPNPFLNLIDLARQTKKVRLGTGTIIAPFWHPIRLAGEAAMTDMIVEGRLELGVARGAYNFEYERMVPGMDAWDAGQRMRELIPAVQGLWKGDYAQEGTYHSFPKSSSSPKPVQQGGPPIWVAARDPNSHEFAIANCCHVQVTPLWQGDDEITKLMDTFKAACAKLSDVPRPEIMLLNHTYIASDADDARQAAEEINRFYCYFGAWFKNERPVSQGLIDPLTEEEIANHPFYSAEAMLRDNVIATAQDAVARIKGYETLGYDEYAFWIDSGMSFERKKASLERFIKDVMPAFD